In Haloplanus rubicundus, one DNA window encodes the following:
- a CDS encoding helix-turn-helix domain-containing protein, whose amino-acid sequence MRRLVRSGDEDRTLLVADRSAFTDRQFEVLETAHEMGYFDSPKRATADAVAGELGIAVSTFVEHLSTAQTKLFDQIVPARPCDSTTRT is encoded by the coding sequence GTGCGGCGGCTGGTGCGGTCCGGCGACGAGGACCGGACGCTCCTCGTCGCCGACCGGAGCGCCTTCACCGACCGGCAGTTCGAGGTGCTCGAAACCGCCCACGAGATGGGCTACTTCGACTCGCCGAAGCGTGCGACGGCCGACGCCGTGGCCGGCGAACTCGGCATCGCCGTCTCCACGTTCGTCGAACACCTGTCGACCGCACAGACGAAACTGTTCGATCAGATCGTCCCCGCTCGGCCGTGTGATTCGACCACACGAACGTAA
- a CDS encoding DUF7529 family protein yields MPTAGDDDGAERLAAHAAGNKRAWQATLDDVDELAAGRATDGWEVVTVVAGQTAPRPRETGGTDRYGLVHVVSKSDADSFATAYERGEYPRYDVYRATTDTRLFLVTECLDPGSRTAILVAGSVRRDDARALARTAARTGRMYTHVRTLDGTHLGSFEHATPEKFFPVTDRGSQSSGEDCR; encoded by the coding sequence ATGCCGACGGCCGGCGACGACGACGGCGCCGAGCGTCTCGCGGCGCACGCGGCGGGGAACAAGCGGGCGTGGCAGGCGACCCTCGACGACGTGGACGAGCTGGCGGCCGGCCGGGCGACCGACGGGTGGGAGGTGGTGACGGTCGTGGCGGGACAGACGGCGCCCCGGCCCCGCGAGACCGGCGGCACCGACCGGTACGGACTCGTCCACGTCGTCTCCAAGAGCGACGCCGACTCGTTCGCGACGGCGTACGAGCGCGGTGAGTACCCGCGATACGACGTCTACCGGGCAACGACCGACACGCGACTCTTTCTCGTGACCGAGTGTCTCGACCCGGGAAGCCGGACCGCCATCCTCGTCGCCGGGAGCGTTCGACGGGACGACGCTCGGGCACTCGCCCGAACCGCCGCCCGGACCGGGCGGATGTACACCCACGTTCGGACGCTGGACGGGACGCACCTGGGATCGTTCGAACACGCGACCCCCGAGAAGTTCTTCCCGGTGACTGACCGGGGATCGCAGTCGAGCGGCGAGGACTGCCGGTAA
- a CDS encoding DNA topoisomerase I: MKRGPELIITEKDNAARRIADILSGGSADADRVNGVNVYKWGGKRCIGLSGHVVGVDFPSEYSDWRDVEPVELVTAEVEKRPTQENIVAALRRMARNASRIHIATDYDREGELIGKEAYELVREVNEEAPIDRVRFSSITDREVTEAFADPDELDFDLAAAGEARQIVDLMWGASLTRFLSLSARQLGDDFISVGRVQGPTLKLIVDREREIDAFDPEDYWELFADLTKDDETFEAGYFYLDEDDTEADRVWDEATATAVYDVLAAASTATVEEVRRRTRTDDPPAPFNTTQFIRAASGIGYSAQRSMSIAEDLYTAGYITYPRTDNTVYPEDLEPRDLLDALSSGPRFGDDAASLLDAEDITPTAGDEETTDHPPIHPTDELPSPTDLSEDEWEVYELVVRRFLATVADAATWEHLRVVATVAGEGMEPSLKANGKRLVDPGYHAVYPYRSTTENYVPDVAEGEELALTDARMEAKQTQPPRRYGQSRLIETMEKMGIGTKATRHDVIQKLYDRGYIEGDPPRPTRLARGVVEASEEFADLIVSEEMTAQLEADMQAIARGEATLEDVTDESREMLERVFDRLTESREELGDHLRDSLKADKTVGPCPESDHDLVIRRSRHGSYFVGCDGYPDCEFTLPLPSTGKPILLDETCPDHGLADVKMLAGRKTFVHGCPLCAAEAADEEPDLIVGPCPECGEDEGGELAIKRLRSGGRLVGCTRYPDCDYSLPMPRRGEAELTDETCEEHGLPGIRITYEDADREPWDLGCPICNYREYQARQAGTELEAIDGIGEKTAEKLKDAGVEDVAGLKSAEPDSLADEIDGVGPDTVRNWQADAD; this comes from the coding sequence ATGAAACGCGGCCCCGAACTGATCATTACCGAGAAGGACAACGCCGCCCGCCGCATCGCGGACATTCTGAGCGGCGGCAGTGCGGACGCCGACCGCGTCAACGGCGTCAACGTCTACAAGTGGGGCGGCAAGCGGTGTATCGGGCTCTCGGGCCACGTCGTCGGCGTCGACTTCCCGTCCGAGTACAGCGACTGGCGCGACGTCGAACCCGTCGAACTCGTCACCGCCGAGGTGGAGAAGCGGCCGACGCAGGAGAACATCGTCGCCGCGCTCCGCCGCATGGCGCGCAACGCCTCGCGCATCCACATCGCGACCGACTACGACCGCGAGGGCGAGTTGATCGGGAAGGAGGCGTACGAACTCGTCCGCGAGGTGAACGAGGAGGCGCCCATCGACCGCGTGCGCTTCTCCTCGATCACCGACCGCGAGGTGACCGAGGCCTTCGCCGACCCCGACGAACTCGACTTCGACCTTGCCGCTGCGGGCGAGGCCCGACAGATCGTCGACCTGATGTGGGGCGCGTCGCTCACCCGGTTTCTCTCCCTCTCGGCCCGGCAGCTCGGCGACGACTTCATCTCCGTCGGCCGGGTGCAGGGACCGACGCTCAAGCTGATCGTCGACCGCGAGCGCGAAATCGACGCCTTCGACCCCGAGGACTACTGGGAGCTGTTCGCGGACCTCACGAAGGACGACGAGACGTTCGAGGCGGGCTACTTCTACCTCGACGAGGACGACACGGAGGCCGACCGGGTCTGGGACGAGGCGACGGCCACCGCCGTCTACGACGTCCTCGCCGCGGCGTCGACGGCGACGGTCGAAGAGGTGCGCCGGCGCACCCGCACCGACGACCCGCCGGCACCGTTCAACACGACGCAGTTCATCCGCGCCGCGAGCGGTATCGGCTACTCCGCCCAGCGCTCCATGAGCATCGCGGAGGACCTCTACACCGCCGGCTACATCACGTACCCGCGGACGGACAACACGGTCTACCCCGAGGATCTGGAGCCACGGGACCTGCTCGACGCCCTCTCCTCGGGGCCGCGCTTCGGCGACGACGCCGCCAGCCTCCTCGACGCCGAGGACATCACCCCAACTGCGGGCGACGAGGAGACGACCGACCACCCGCCGATCCATCCGACGGACGAACTCCCCTCGCCCACCGACCTCTCGGAGGACGAGTGGGAGGTGTACGAACTCGTCGTGCGGCGCTTCCTCGCCACCGTCGCGGACGCGGCGACGTGGGAGCACCTGCGCGTCGTGGCGACCGTCGCGGGCGAGGGGATGGAGCCCTCGCTCAAGGCCAACGGCAAACGGCTGGTCGACCCCGGCTACCACGCCGTCTACCCGTACCGCTCGACGACGGAGAACTACGTCCCCGACGTGGCCGAGGGCGAGGAACTCGCCCTGACGGACGCCCGCATGGAGGCCAAGCAGACCCAGCCCCCCCGCCGATACGGGCAGTCCCGCCTCATCGAGACGATGGAGAAGATGGGCATCGGGACGAAGGCGACCCGACACGACGTGATCCAGAAGCTGTACGACCGGGGGTACATCGAGGGCGACCCGCCGCGGCCGACCCGCCTCGCCCGCGGCGTCGTCGAGGCGTCCGAGGAGTTCGCGGACCTCATCGTCAGCGAGGAGATGACCGCGCAGTTGGAGGCGGACATGCAGGCCATCGCGCGCGGCGAGGCGACGTTGGAGGACGTGACCGACGAGTCCCGCGAGATGCTGGAGCGCGTCTTCGACCGCCTCACGGAGTCCCGGGAGGAACTCGGCGACCACCTCCGCGACTCGCTGAAAGCGGACAAGACCGTCGGCCCCTGTCCCGAGTCGGACCACGACCTGGTGATCCGGCGGAGCCGCCACGGGTCCTACTTCGTCGGCTGCGACGGCTACCCGGACTGCGAGTTCACGCTGCCGCTCCCGTCGACGGGCAAGCCCATCCTGCTCGACGAGACGTGTCCGGACCACGGCCTCGCGGACGTGAAGATGCTCGCCGGCCGCAAGACGTTCGTCCACGGCTGTCCGCTGTGTGCCGCCGAGGCGGCCGACGAGGAACCCGACCTGATCGTCGGCCCCTGCCCCGAGTGTGGCGAGGACGAGGGCGGCGAACTCGCGATCAAGCGCCTCCGTTCGGGCGGTCGGCTCGTCGGCTGTACGCGCTATCCCGACTGCGACTACTCCCTGCCGATGCCCCGGCGGGGCGAGGCCGAACTCACCGACGAGACGTGCGAGGAACACGGTCTGCCGGGCATCCGCATCACCTACGAGGACGCCGACCGGGAGCCGTGGGACCTCGGCTGTCCCATCTGTAACTACCGCGAGTATCAGGCCCGGCAGGCGGGGACGGAACTGGAGGCCATCGACGGCATCGGCGAGAAGACGGCCGAGAAACTGAAAGACGCGGGCGTCGAGGACGTGGCCGGCCTGAAGTCGGCCGAACCCGACTCGCTCGCCGACGAAATCGACGGCGTCGGGCCGGATACGGTGCGGAACTGGCAGGCCGACGCCGACTGA
- a CDS encoding ABC transporter ATP-binding protein, with protein sequence MTDTPADAANARHRDDPILAVENLRTTFETDKETIRAVDGIDLDVYPGETVGLVGESGSGKSVTARSIMGLIDAPGRIDPDSSIRFDGEELTGRSEAEWSAVRGSGIAMVFQDPLSRLNPVYTVGNQITESLRLHQGLRGAAATAEAIELLEAVGIADAPRRLDEHPHEFSGGMRQRAVIAMALACDPEVLIADEPTTALDVTTQAQILELLERLQAARDLAILCITHDMGVIAEVCDRVNVMYAGEIVETVAVEELFAAPAHPYTRWLLASVPSAQSPTRRLRTIEGEVPTPTDAPTACRFAPRCPQAFEDCERSHPPSVNVSPTDPDHTVACLLYPEDRDADAASETGRDGLPDDPDRRGAEAAVTGRRSSVATDADGRRRSDPADQTLVEVRDLETHYEAGATLFETPPVKAVDGVSFDIRRGETLGLVGESGCGKTTLGRTLLGLERATGGTVRYGGQDVTEMTAAQRQRWRRNVGMVFQDPESSLNERLTVGEIVREPLDVHDWETPRRRRGRVRDLLDTVGLQPEHYHRYPHQFSGGQRQRIAIARALALNPEFLVLDEPVSALDVSVQAQVLNLLEDLQAEYGLTYLLIAHDLSVVRHVCDRVAVMYLGTLLERGDTAALFEEPANPYTISLLSAVPTAEPTGSTAETDRITLRGEPPTPRDPPSGCPFSTRCPMKIRPPAFEDLDDDLFERIETLRTVLRERARADRSLTDRVAALLGRDATDADAAELRRDLFGDVTLPPTAQGPVDEALAKLDAGELGAAQRVLADAFDSDCDTVMPDAHRTGPADRTSWCHRHREAETDPRSAVDRARYAQDSDNQSDQ encoded by the coding sequence GTGACCGACACCCCGGCGGACGCGGCGAACGCCCGCCACCGCGACGACCCCATCCTTGCCGTGGAGAACCTTCGGACGACTTTCGAGACCGACAAGGAGACGATCAGGGCGGTCGACGGGATCGACCTCGACGTCTATCCGGGCGAGACGGTCGGGCTGGTCGGCGAATCCGGGTCGGGCAAGAGCGTGACCGCCCGCTCGATCATGGGACTGATCGACGCGCCGGGACGGATCGATCCCGACAGCAGCATTCGGTTCGACGGCGAGGAGTTGACCGGGCGGTCCGAGGCGGAGTGGAGCGCGGTTCGCGGGAGCGGGATCGCGATGGTGTTTCAGGACCCCCTCTCGCGGCTCAACCCGGTGTACACCGTCGGCAACCAGATCACGGAGTCCCTGCGACTCCACCAGGGACTCCGCGGCGCGGCGGCGACGGCGGAAGCGATCGAGTTGCTGGAGGCCGTCGGCATCGCCGACGCGCCGCGCCGACTCGACGAACACCCCCACGAGTTCTCGGGCGGGATGCGCCAGCGCGCGGTGATCGCCATGGCGCTCGCCTGCGACCCCGAGGTGTTGATCGCGGACGAACCGACGACGGCGCTGGACGTGACCACCCAGGCACAGATCCTCGAGCTCCTCGAGCGACTGCAGGCCGCGCGTGATCTGGCGATCCTGTGTATCACACACGACATGGGCGTGATCGCGGAGGTCTGCGACCGGGTGAACGTGATGTACGCCGGCGAAATCGTCGAGACGGTGGCCGTCGAGGAGCTGTTCGCCGCGCCGGCACATCCGTACACGCGGTGGTTGCTGGCGAGCGTCCCGAGTGCGCAGTCGCCGACGCGGCGCCTGCGGACCATCGAGGGCGAGGTGCCGACGCCGACCGACGCCCCGACCGCGTGCCGGTTCGCGCCCCGCTGTCCGCAGGCGTTCGAGGACTGCGAACGGAGTCATCCACCGTCGGTGAACGTGTCCCCGACCGACCCGGATCACACGGTCGCCTGCCTGCTGTATCCCGAGGACCGCGACGCCGACGCCGCGAGCGAGACGGGACGGGACGGTCTCCCCGACGACCCGGATCGGCGCGGGGCCGAGGCCGCGGTGACCGGCCGGCGGTCGTCGGTAGCCACGGACGCCGACGGCCGGCGTCGGTCGGATCCCGCGGACCAGACGCTCGTCGAGGTACGCGACCTCGAGACGCATTACGAGGCCGGTGCGACCCTCTTCGAGACGCCGCCGGTCAAGGCGGTCGACGGGGTGAGCTTCGACATCCGACGCGGGGAGACGCTCGGACTCGTTGGGGAGTCGGGCTGTGGAAAGACCACGCTCGGGCGCACGCTCCTCGGCCTGGAGCGGGCGACGGGCGGCACCGTCCGGTACGGCGGCCAAGACGTGACCGAGATGACGGCAGCGCAGCGACAGCGGTGGCGGCGCAACGTCGGCATGGTGTTCCAAGACCCCGAATCCAGCCTCAACGAGCGGCTGACGGTCGGCGAAATCGTCCGCGAACCGCTGGACGTCCACGACTGGGAGACGCCACGGCGCCGGCGGGGGCGGGTTCGCGATCTGCTGGACACCGTCGGTCTCCAGCCGGAACATTACCACCGCTACCCACACCAGTTCTCGGGCGGGCAACGGCAACGAATCGCCATCGCGAGGGCGCTGGCGCTGAACCCCGAGTTCCTCGTCCTCGACGAACCCGTCTCGGCACTCGACGTCTCCGTCCAGGCGCAGGTGCTCAACCTCCTCGAAGACCTGCAGGCGGAGTACGGGCTCACGTACCTGCTTATCGCCCACGACCTCTCGGTCGTGCGCCATGTCTGTGATCGAGTCGCAGTGATGTATCTCGGCACCCTCCTCGAACGCGGCGACACCGCGGCGCTGTTCGAGGAGCCGGCGAACCCGTACACCATCTCGCTGCTGTCTGCGGTGCCGACGGCCGAGCCGACGGGATCGACGGCGGAGACGGATCGGATCACGCTTCGTGGCGAGCCGCCGACGCCGCGGGATCCGCCGTCCGGCTGTCCGTTCAGCACACGCTGTCCCATGAAGATCAGACCGCCCGCGTTCGAGGACCTCGACGACGACCTCTTCGAGCGGATCGAGACGCTTCGGACGGTCCTCCGGGAGCGGGCGCGGGCCGATCGGTCGCTGACCGATCGGGTCGCGGCGCTACTCGGTCGGGACGCCACGGACGCCGACGCCGCGGAGCTTCGGCGCGACCTGTTCGGCGACGTCACGCTTCCCCCGACGGCGCAAGGCCCGGTGGACGAGGCGCTGGCGAAACTGGACGCGGGCGAACTTGGGGCTGCACAGCGGGTCCTGGCCGACGCGTTCGACAGCGACTGCGACACCGTGATGCCCGACGCCCACCGGACCGGACCGGCCGACCGCACGAGCTGGTGTCACCGTCACCGCGAGGCCGAGACCGATCCCCGCTCGGCGGTCGACCGCGCGCGATACGCCCAAGATTCCGACAATCAATCAGACCAATGA
- a CDS encoding PASTA domain-containing protein translates to MPGDDFRFTRELTALDATKLDRAEAREVEGLYRAKEYLATEFRDRLIEVESERDLLRTRVDRLQAERDSLRERLDGLEADRGSVAPDRLVASLGDALASARDDLSAAEYAIGRVEVDLKANVVGGDDGPRFQLPDLAEPVNRETLSTLRFDLRPAAPAEETTVYDPIPDVRDRSLAEARGAVQRAGFTVGEVTTEPGDADDVVLDQFPSPRSVAEPGTPVDLTVSERRELDVPSVIGLDLEDAAAALDDAGLTVGAVDAEARDAPADAVVGQSPPAGESVPVGTAVDLTVSAGSAAADAASEPPESDGLEERATVDLEAVDGIGPTYADRLRESGVADVATLLDRDVEAVAEVTRAPASRVENWFVDARRLLEDE, encoded by the coding sequence ATGCCCGGCGACGACTTCCGGTTCACGAGGGAACTCACCGCGCTCGACGCCACGAAACTCGACCGGGCCGAGGCCCGCGAAGTGGAGGGGCTCTACCGGGCCAAGGAGTATCTCGCCACCGAGTTCCGTGATCGGCTGATCGAGGTCGAGAGCGAACGCGACCTGCTCCGGACGAGAGTCGACCGCCTGCAGGCCGAACGCGACTCCCTCCGGGAGCGCCTTGACGGCCTCGAAGCCGACCGGGGGAGCGTCGCCCCCGACCGCCTCGTCGCGTCGCTCGGCGACGCCCTCGCGAGCGCCCGCGACGACCTCTCGGCGGCCGAGTACGCCATCGGTCGGGTCGAAGTCGACCTCAAGGCGAACGTCGTCGGCGGCGACGACGGCCCGCGGTTCCAGCTCCCCGACCTCGCCGAGCCGGTGAACCGCGAGACGTTGAGTACGCTCCGCTTCGACCTCCGGCCGGCGGCTCCTGCGGAGGAGACGACCGTCTACGATCCGATCCCGGACGTTCGCGACCGCTCGCTGGCCGAGGCCCGAGGGGCCGTCCAGCGGGCCGGCTTCACCGTCGGCGAGGTGACGACCGAACCCGGCGACGCCGACGACGTGGTGCTCGATCAGTTCCCGTCGCCCCGGTCCGTGGCGGAGCCCGGCACGCCGGTCGATCTGACCGTCTCGGAACGCCGCGAACTCGACGTGCCGAGCGTGATCGGACTCGACCTCGAGGACGCGGCGGCGGCGCTCGACGACGCCGGCCTGACGGTCGGCGCCGTCGACGCCGAGGCGCGCGACGCGCCGGCCGACGCCGTCGTCGGTCAGTCCCCGCCCGCGGGCGAGTCCGTGCCGGTCGGGACCGCCGTCGATCTGACCGTCTCGGCCGGGTCGGCAGCGGCCGACGCGGCGTCCGAACCACCCGAGTCGGACGGGCTCGAGGAGCGAGCGACCGTCGACCTCGAAGCCGTCGACGGAATCGGGCCGACGTACGCCGACCGCCTGCGCGAGTCGGGCGTCGCGGACGTGGCGACGCTGCTCGACCGCGACGTGGAGGCCGTGGCCGAAGTGACCCGCGCACCCGCGAGTCGGGTCGAGAACTGGTTCGTCGACGCGAGGCGGTTGCTGGAGGACGAATGA
- a CDS encoding group I truncated hemoglobin, with product MSQTIYRDIGGRDAVESVVDDFYERVLADERLEPYFDGMDMDELRSHQVQFISAVAGGPVEYSGANMREAHAHLGIEEDHFDLVGRYLQEALEKNGVPEEHVEAIMSEVVALKEPVLGR from the coding sequence ATGTCGCAGACGATCTATCGGGATATCGGTGGTCGAGACGCAGTCGAATCGGTGGTCGACGACTTCTACGAGCGAGTGCTCGCCGACGAGCGACTCGAACCGTACTTCGACGGCATGGATATGGACGAACTCCGCTCCCATCAGGTGCAGTTCATCAGCGCCGTCGCCGGCGGCCCCGTCGAATACTCGGGGGCGAACATGCGCGAGGCACACGCACATCTGGGGATCGAGGAGGACCATTTCGACCTGGTCGGGCGCTACCTGCAGGAAGCGCTGGAGAAGAACGGGGTCCCGGAGGAACACGTCGAGGCCATCATGAGCGAAGTCGTCGCGCTCAAAGAGCCGGTGCTGGGTCGCTGA
- a CDS encoding DUF7555 family protein, whose protein sequence is MTPRSARRWGRRLLDLVGYAAGLFVAAVSLIAPVSVATGSGLVGVKVGLFLAGVACVGYATVLWWPSRSESDPAATPSRSGRDGRPTGFEALLDRVPPWRWLRVDPHGRFHPGTKLYAAAALLFGASFLLEAVFGVGV, encoded by the coding sequence ATGACGCCGCGTTCGGCGAGACGGTGGGGTCGGCGGCTGCTGGATCTCGTCGGCTACGCGGCCGGGCTGTTCGTCGCGGCGGTTTCGCTGATCGCGCCGGTGAGTGTGGCGACCGGGAGCGGCCTAGTCGGTGTCAAGGTCGGCCTGTTTCTCGCCGGCGTCGCCTGTGTCGGCTACGCGACCGTCCTCTGGTGGCCGTCACGGTCGGAGTCGGATCCCGCCGCGACGCCGAGCCGATCCGGCCGCGATGGACGGCCGACGGGGTTCGAGGCCCTGCTAGATCGCGTTCCGCCCTGGCGGTGGCTCCGCGTCGATCCCCACGGCCGGTTCCACCCCGGAACCAAACTGTACGCCGCCGCCGCGTTGCTGTTCGGCGCCTCCTTCCTGCTGGAGGCAGTGTTCGGCGTCGGGGTCTGA
- a CDS encoding ABC transporter permease, with amino-acid sequence MHDGTSPTKSDDGRSAHGPAGGTSLVERVASTPTPAALWAVGLLLLVGVEFGAVLQAGTALLAGLGRALSVLSPETVEGLRTAAESVPTLLSRETVPNQGWRRGPDGPWRATFAGLEPKVAWLVRVALVYAYAFAFLAWLWLGYRRYRTHYRLADWTPRDDVIDRLRGHRWGQFGFVVVFVFVVMALFAPALGPTTVDRNVLNPYDHEIRYYDAGTGEVDTITVGNANLQSGSEGAGQNVGPWTYDAYGRFHPFGTLPSGKDLFTFLAEGARISLSIGVASMLVSGVFGLAMATLTAYYKGLTDLLVVLTSDSIKSLPLLMVLILVVVVFQGTWLAEFYDGAVLLTAVLALVNWPYLWRAVRGPALQVAEATWIDAARSFGQSPAVIMRKHMAPYVVGYMMVYTSMSLGGVIIAVAGLSFLGLGITPPTPEWGRAVSVGQPYVATASWHISLLPGILITLVVTGFNALGDGIRDAIDPESEGGSGVEGAAAGGGGA; translated from the coding sequence ATGCACGACGGGACATCACCGACGAAATCGGACGACGGCCGCTCGGCGCACGGCCCAGCGGGTGGAACGTCGCTCGTCGAGCGCGTCGCGTCGACGCCCACGCCCGCGGCACTGTGGGCCGTCGGCCTGTTGCTCCTAGTCGGCGTCGAGTTCGGCGCCGTCCTGCAGGCTGGCACCGCGCTCCTCGCGGGGCTCGGGCGGGCACTGTCCGTCCTCTCCCCCGAGACGGTCGAGGGGCTCCGGACGGCCGCCGAGTCGGTGCCGACCCTCCTCTCGCGCGAGACGGTGCCGAATCAGGGCTGGCGGCGTGGGCCGGACGGTCCCTGGCGGGCGACGTTCGCCGGCCTCGAACCCAAGGTCGCCTGGCTCGTCCGCGTGGCGCTCGTCTACGCCTACGCTTTCGCGTTCCTGGCGTGGCTCTGGCTGGGGTATCGCCGCTACCGGACTCACTACCGGCTCGCCGACTGGACGCCGCGTGACGACGTGATCGACCGACTGCGCGGCCACCGCTGGGGCCAGTTCGGCTTCGTCGTCGTGTTCGTGTTCGTCGTCATGGCGCTTTTCGCGCCGGCCTTGGGACCGACCACCGTCGACCGGAACGTCCTCAACCCCTACGACCACGAGATCAGATACTACGACGCGGGGACGGGCGAAGTCGACACGATCACCGTTGGGAACGCCAACCTCCAGTCGGGATCGGAGGGTGCGGGCCAGAACGTGGGGCCGTGGACCTACGACGCGTACGGCCGGTTCCACCCGTTCGGCACGCTCCCGAGCGGCAAGGACCTGTTCACTTTCCTGGCCGAGGGGGCGCGCATCTCCCTGAGCATCGGCGTCGCGTCGATGCTCGTCTCCGGCGTCTTCGGCTTGGCGATGGCGACCCTCACCGCCTATTACAAGGGCTTGACCGACTTGCTGGTCGTCCTCACCAGCGACTCGATCAAGTCACTCCCACTGTTGATGGTCCTCATCCTCGTCGTCGTGGTGTTTCAGGGCACGTGGCTCGCGGAGTTCTACGACGGCGCCGTCCTGTTGACGGCGGTGCTGGCGCTCGTCAACTGGCCGTATCTCTGGCGGGCGGTTCGGGGGCCCGCGTTGCAGGTCGCGGAAGCGACGTGGATCGACGCGGCCCGGAGTTTCGGCCAATCGCCCGCGGTCATCATGCGCAAACACATGGCGCCGTACGTCGTCGGGTACATGATGGTGTACACGTCGATGAGCCTGGGCGGAGTCATCATCGCCGTCGCCGGCCTCTCCTTTCTCGGTCTCGGGATCACCCCCCCGACGCCGGAGTGGGGTCGCGCCGTCAGCGTCGGCCAGCCGTACGTGGCGACCGCCTCGTGGCACATCTCGCTCCTGCCGGGCATCCTCATCACCCTCGTGGTGACCGGCTTCAACGCGCTCGGCGACGGCATCCGCGACGCCATCGACCCGGAGAGCGAGGGCGGGTCGGGGGTCGAGGGCGCGGCGGCCGGTGGAGGTGGCGCGTGA
- a CDS encoding ABC transporter permease produces MSRWRYFAQRVVLAVPVVFLGTTVAFLIVRLGPIDPAAAILGAQQIGSPEYYQLREQLGLTQPLWEQYTDFMWRMVTFQLGRSWVISPGTRVNDLIAVYAPRTIWLGLWSVLIALCIGIPLGFYAGLNPNTFGDYFASFGGIVWRAMPNFWLAVILVTLLSQSQSLFGIDWEGLWVSTQVVTPPDLSVFAEPTTLVTTPGEAWLQVAVAVKQIAPAALVLGSASMGNEMRIGRTAVLEIINADYIEAARAKGVSGRRLVWKHVFRNALIPLVPIITAEAFLLVGGSVLVETVFAINGLGSLFFQAAVQGDLPLVISLMYIFILLLVAANILQDFLYTLIDPRVGYERR; encoded by the coding sequence GTGAGCCGCTGGCGTTACTTCGCACAGCGGGTGGTGCTGGCCGTCCCGGTCGTGTTCCTGGGGACGACCGTCGCCTTCCTCATCGTTCGGTTGGGACCGATCGATCCCGCGGCGGCCATCCTCGGTGCCCAGCAGATCGGGTCCCCGGAGTACTACCAGCTCCGCGAACAGCTCGGCCTCACGCAGCCGCTGTGGGAACAGTACACCGACTTCATGTGGCGGATGGTCACCTTCCAGCTCGGGCGCTCGTGGGTGATCAGTCCCGGCACGCGCGTCAACGACCTCATCGCCGTCTACGCCCCGCGGACGATCTGGTTGGGTCTTTGGTCCGTGTTGATCGCGCTCTGTATCGGTATCCCGCTCGGGTTCTACGCGGGGCTCAACCCCAACACGTTCGGGGACTACTTCGCCTCCTTCGGCGGAATCGTCTGGCGTGCCATGCCCAACTTCTGGCTCGCGGTCATCCTCGTCACCCTCCTCTCTCAGTCCCAGTCGCTGTTCGGGATCGACTGGGAGGGGCTGTGGGTGTCGACACAGGTCGTGACGCCGCCGGATCTGAGCGTCTTCGCCGAGCCGACGACGCTCGTCACGACGCCGGGCGAGGCGTGGCTGCAGGTCGCCGTCGCGGTCAAGCAGATCGCCCCCGCCGCGCTGGTTCTCGGGTCGGCATCGATGGGCAACGAGATGCGCATCGGTCGGACCGCCGTCCTCGAGATCATCAACGCCGACTACATCGAGGCCGCGCGGGCGAAGGGCGTCTCCGGTCGCCGACTGGTCTGGAAGCACGTCTTCAGGAACGCCCTCATTCCGCTCGTGCCGATCATCACGGCCGAGGCGTTCCTACTCGTCGGCGGGTCCGTGCTGGTCGAAACCGTCTTCGCGATCAACGGCCTCGGTTCCCTGTTCTTCCAAGCCGCCGTCCAGGGCGACCTGCCGCTCGTGATCTCGCTCATGTACATCTTCATCCTCCTGCTCGTCGCCGCGAACATCCTGCAGGACTTCCTCTACACGCTGATCGATCCGCGCGTGGGATACGAACGACGGTGA